DNA sequence from the Antennarius striatus isolate MH-2024 chromosome 3, ASM4005453v1, whole genome shotgun sequence genome:
TAGTTAATGATCACCATGCTGGAGTTACAAAGTATAAAACGGGCTATTAACAAACTTTCCCCTCACCTTCACTGCCTGTCACCATGTCTTTCTCTGGAAAGTACCAGCTGGAGTCTCAGGAGAACTTTGAGCCTTTCATGAAGGCAATTGGTGAGAATTCAGTTTTCTTTGACtcttcccttttttctttttttttttttggcttctgAATTTTCACAATACTGTAGTTGTTATGGTTTTTACTTTTCTGAATTAGGTCTCCCTGATGACCTCATCCAGAAAGGCAAAGACATCAAAAGCATTTCTGAGATCGAGGAGAATGGTGACGACTTCAAAGTGACGGTCACTACTGGGTCAAAGGTTCTTGTCAATACCTTCACCATCGGAAAAGAGGCAGACCTAGAAACCCTTACTGGGGAGAAAATCAAAGTAAGGATTAATGACATACAGAACAGCTATAACATTTGACTTGCTAGAATCTTCTCTGTTGCAGTTGAGTGTCTTTAATCCTGCTACATAGTGGTCTAGAAACATGTCTTGTACTCTGCTTTGTCAGGGGGTGGTACATCGTGAGGGCAACAAGCTGA
Encoded proteins:
- the LOC137592930 gene encoding fatty acid-binding protein, liver-type; the protein is MSFSGKYQLESQENFEPFMKAIGLPDDLIQKGKDIKSISEIEENGDDFKVTVTTGSKVLVNTFTIGKEADLETLTGEKIKGVVHREGNKLKTSLKGIESVTELVDGNTIINTMTLGGIVYKRISKRM